From the Cryptomeria japonica chromosome 2, Sugi_1.0, whole genome shotgun sequence genome, one window contains:
- the LOC131046194 gene encoding uncharacterized protein LOC131046194 translates to MDFELRAAKEKLEREQRERKERARIKADRERKAREEAQRRQESLEVVHRARRIEAALAEQAARQREEEDMIIGNGIKFNTTLHAILYHGSGDKIKLPPSSFDQLSTEGALDKGPMFFELSTVNKQETSGLTEQKTTHSGVLEFTASEGFAELPPQVWQNLFPVNSESPLVRIRYARLPKGTYAKLQPEVLGFSDIPNHRAVLETTLRQHAALSEGDLLVVHHGGMEYRLRVLELKPSSSISVLETDIEVDIIEPSMVAGAMGQGMLIPLVLGKSEMGFVEEGKYNYYKFLIDSKISDAAAKGDLNILVNLVIENTGTNGDADLYISRHPLLFPTQHQHQWSSHDVGTKVVSLTGKGISLAADTYSIGVYGFRGMSNYKITVEFQPSVQSGAVGQKLGTVTMAKSGIDLASSSQTGADSEQCQNCKQFVPARTIALHEAYCRRHNIVCQYKSCGVILRKEEAGKHVHCFKCSRAFQQEEIEKHMKVFHEPLHCGCGVVLEKEEMVIHQSSVCPLRSITCKFCGDMVQAGNAPDDVRDRIRGYSEHESLCGSRTAPCDSCGRAIMLKEMDFHRIAVHENLVSENENSAGSRSFMAPDSDGSVNHSVPQISTSQSQISQAIPSQSSESLACPICNKSFIGKDSDWQLNAHLDKEHFTSITHDSVLEDPPSIPDDSLHTQDMSLRTMLVSCPICGMSVHSERDLSQHIDLVH, encoded by the exons ATGGATTTTGAACTTAGGGCAGCGAAGGAAAAATTGGAGCGTGAGCAGAGGGAGAGGAAGGAAAGGGCGAGGATCAAAGCTGACCGAGAGAGGAAAGCACGAGAGGAAGCACAGCGCCGTCAGGAGAGCCTAGAAGTCGTTCATCGCGCTCGCAGAATTGAAGCTGCTCTGGCAGAACAAGCT GCAAGGCAGAGAGAAGAGGAAGATATGATTATTGGAAATGGAATCAAATTCAATACAACTCTTCATGCCATTCTCTATCATGGCTCTGGAGATAAAATTAAATTGCCTCCATCATCCTTTGACCAACTATCCACTGAGGGAGCTTTAGATAAAGGTCCTATGTTTTTCGAACTATCTACTGTTAACAAGCAAGAAACTTCAGGTTTAACAGAACAGAAAACAACTCATTCAGGAGTTTTGGAGTTTACTGCATCAGAAGGCTTTGCTGAACTTCCTCCGCAGGTTTGGCAAAATTTATTTCCTGTGAACTCTGAGAGCCCCTTGGTTAGGATAAGGTATGCAAGACTGCCAAAGGGAACATATGCAAAATTGCAGCCTGAGGTTTTGGGCTTTTCTGATATCCCTAATCATAGGGCAGTCCTAGAGACAACATTGCGTCAGCATGCAGCACTTTCAGAAGGTGATCTACTTGTAGTTCACCATGGAGGGATGGAGTACAGGTTGAGGGTTCTAGAACTCAAGCCTTCTTCTAGCATCTCTGTGCTTGAGACAGACATAGAGGTTGATATAATTGAACCTTCAATGGTCGCTGGTGCCATGGGACAGGGGATGTTAATTCCACTTGTGCTGGGAAAGTCAGAAATGGGGTTTGTTGAAGAGGGAAAATATAATTACTACAAATTTTTGATTGACAGTAAAATTTCTGATGCCGCAGCAAAAGGGGATTTGAATATTTTAGTTAATCTGGTGATTGAAAATACTGGCACGAATGGAGATGCTGATCTGTATATTTCTCGACATCCACTTTTGTTTCCCACTCAGCATCAGCACCAGTGGTCATCCCATGATGTGGGTACAAAAGTTGTATCCCTTACAGGAAAGGGGATATCCCTTGCTGCCGATACATATAGCATTGGTGTTTATGGGTTTAGAGGAATGAGTAATTACAAAATTACTGTTGAGTTTCAACCATCTGTCCAGAGTGGGGCTGTGGGACAGAAACTTGGAACTGTCACAATGGCGAAGTCTGGTATTGACTTGGCTTCCTCTTCCCAGACAGGTGCAGATTCTGAACAATGTCAAAATTGTAAACAGTTTGTACCTGCCAGAACTATTGCTCTTCATGAAGCATACTGCAGGAGGCACAACATAGTATGCCAATATAAAAGCTGTGGAGTGATACTAAGAAAAGAGGAGGCAGGAAAACATGTTCATTGTTTTAAGTGCAGCAGGGCATTTCAACAAGAAGAGATTGAGAAGCACATGAAAGTGTTCCATGAGCCCTTACATTGTGGATGCGGGGTGGTACTAGAGAAGGAAGAAATG GTGATTCACCAATCTTCTGTCTGCCCATTGAGAAGTATAACTTGTAAGTTCTGTGGGGACATGGTTCAAGCAGGAAATGCTCCTGATGATGTTCGTGATCGAATACGTGGATATTCAGAGCATGAGAGTCTGTGTGGTTCTAGGACAGCTCCATGTGATTCTTGTGGCCGGGCAATTATGCTCAAAGAAATGGATTTTCATAGAATTGCAGTACATGAGAATCTGGTATCAGAAAATGAGAATTCTGCTGGTTCTAGGTCATTCATGGCACCAGATTCTGATGGCTCAGTTAATCATTCTGTACCCCAAATCTCGACATCCCAATCACAAATAAGCCAGGCTATACCAAGTCAAAGTTCTGAAAGTTTGGCGTGTCCCATCTGTAATAAATCATTTATTGGAAAAGATTCCGATTGGCAGTTGAATGCTCATTTAGACAAGGAGCACTTCACTAGTATTACGCATGATAGTGTTTTAGAAGACCCACCTTCAATTCCAGATGATTCTTTGCATACACAAGATATGTCTCTAAGAACAATGCTTGTGTCTTGTCCCATATGTGGCATGAGTGTCCATAGTGAGAGGGATTTAAGCCAGCACATTGACTTGGTACATTAA